A part of Onthophagus taurus isolate NC chromosome 7, IU_Otau_3.0, whole genome shotgun sequence genomic DNA contains:
- the LOC111424548 gene encoding splicing factor 3B subunit 5 has protein sequence MGDRYNIHSQLEHLQSKYIGTGHADTIKYEWLVNQHRDSCSSYLGHPDLLNFFAICENEAKARVRFNLMEKMLQPCGPPPDKPED, from the coding sequence atGGGTGATCGATACAACATTCACAGTCAATTAGAACATTTACAATCAAAATATATAGGGACTGGACATGCTGACACCATAAAATACGAATGGTTAGTAAATCAACATCGGGATAGTTGTTCGAGTTATTTGGGACATCCCGATCTGTTAAATTTCTTTGCAATATGTGAAAATGAGGCGAAAGCAAGGGTGCGGTTTAACCTGATGGAGAAAATGTTACAACCATGTGGTCCGCCACCAGATAAACCTGaagattaa
- the LOC111424511 gene encoding large ribosomal subunit protein mL66: protein MNWITRFSRLTISNQPFLIKNQINQRYFSLFPRLQLKEVFEEEKGNETIISAKYVDSPREKYLLKPEHSGACALCSSGLDVKHTDVLILSQFVRSDGCMLPRRVTGLCRKQQRKISALVTMAQKSGLMPNLAPSYSKKDPTKRFGWKKYNKYFDESTIKT from the exons atgaattggATTACAAGATTTAGTCGTTTAACGATTTCAAATCAACCCtttctaattaaaaatcaGATTAACCAAAGATATTTTTCGTTATTTCCCCGATTACAGCTCAAAGAAG tttttgaggaaGAAAAAGGTAACGAAACGATAATATCAGCTAAATACGTTGATTCACCACGAGAAAAATACTTGCTAAAGCCCGAACATTCTGGAGCATGTGCTTTATGTAGCAGTGGGTTGGATGTAAAACATACTGATGTGCTTATTTTAAGTCAATTTGTCAGGTCGGATGGGTGTATGTTACCCAGAAGAGTCACTGGGTTATGTAGGAAACAGCAAAGAAAGATTTCTGCGTTAGTTACGATGGCTCAAAAATCAG gtTTAATGCCTAATTTAGCTCCAAGTTACAGCAAGAAAGATCCAACTAAGAGATTTGGTTGGaaaaagtataataaatattttgatgagagtacaattaaaacttaa
- the LOC111424562 gene encoding WD repeat-containing protein 74, producing the protein MEISGKYDVYFGTERGVIGNTQCKPGECAKYQLEHASKDAEITSMEWGRTSREIIIGHKNGIVRLYDTKESKFFKIPEDDLIGTGSIVGAEAVIDKIVIAKNSGHINIWTDKFHDSIKIDSDGSLDCMKHNVNRKNIIGTGGERNDFKVYDIEAKKCIFKAKSLGHDNLNLPIPTTIRGITFFECDDKLSACCTREGHLLLYDERAQRRPVSKILKPDNNFTAIASIHKEKQFVFGTSRGYLQIFDFAKPNLPIRTFPNISGGISCIVPQPYSPYMFSVSFDRFLRIHNLETGKSIHSEYLKQALTKVLIKPAVKSGEDINSEDDDKDKILIDEEYDDMFDKMEVILESGNVKKRKKKMKKVNEKKEGKKKKVDVIID; encoded by the exons atgGAAATATCCGGAAAATACGACGTTTATTTTGGTACGGAAAGAGGTGTTATAGGAA ATACTCAATGTAAACCTGGAGAATGTGCAAAATATCAATTAGAACATGCTAGTAAAGATGCTGAAATAACATCAATGGAATGGGGTAGAACAAGTCGCGAAATAATAATTGGTCATAAAAATGGAATTGTTAGATTATATGATACaaaagaatcaaaattttttaaaattcctgAAGATGATTTAATCGGAACTGGATCTATAGTTGGGGCTGAAGCTGTTATTGATAAAATAGTTATTGCTAAAAATAGTGGACATATAAATATTTGGACAGATAAATTTCATGATAGTATTAAAATAGACTCAGATGGCAGTTTAGATTGTATGAAGCATAATGTTAATAGAAAAAACATTATTGGAACAGGCGGCGAAAGGAATGATTTTAAAGTATATGATATTGAAgctaaaaaatgtatttttaaagcGAAATCGTTAGGCcatgataatttaaatttaccaattCCTACAACGATTCGaggaataacattttttgaatgtGATGATAAATTAAGCGCTTGCTGTACACGAGAGGGACATTTATTACTTTATGATGAAAGAGCACAAAGAAGACCagtctcaaaaattttaaaacctgataataattttacagCAATCGCAAGTAttcataaagaaaaacaatttgtttttggtaCTTCCCGTGGTTATTTGCAAATATTCGATTTTGCAAAACCAAACTTACCAATAAGAACATTTCCTAACATATCCGGTGGTATTTCTTGTATAGTTCCACAACCATACAGTCCATATATGTTTAGTGTGAGTTTTGATCGATTTTTACGgatacataacctagaaacTGGAAAATCAATTCATTCA gaatatttaaaacaggcccttacaaaagttttaattaaaccaGCTGTCAAGAGTGGTGAAGATATCAACAGCGAAGATgatgataaagataaaatacTGATTGATGAAGAATATGATGATATGTTTGATAAAATGGAGGTTATTTTGGAGTCtggaaatgttaaaaagaggaaaaagaaaatgaagaaagtGAATGAGAAGAAAGaaggtaaaaagaaaaaagttgatgtaataattgattaa
- the LOC111424527 gene encoding N-acetyltransferase ESCO2 has protein sequence MASDQKNQIVPKYEHSDRMTFLRKALFPVDNEDNNSDLGPMSPLSDTSSEAPSITNCFASNRMEDYIMLDDSCDLEEENLDISTLTPSSMTPINFNSTCSDSQSPFYHSRLNKSPTKTLLTPQDTSTTNSKLPRLSRKSQSEDSDCENESKNDAKAPKARTALFIEINPLPAKSFYPKVEQRKASCNTLKVNEHKQVRKVNGNVKKSTLFLCNRKKRNVLGQINAGVGHKIKKPKVKATKISPKHVRMSLMEGKQLIAYMEDLKELKSGLPKQIKPLTQTLNNKENIEDKPKTIISQIIDDFNEEPEVPELNSILNLLDNDIKTQKIEEKPSNDRKRKHEQLIADMLLSPTSQMCDMASEMAINSPKRAKLNINNMLENKNDQLLKQRPITNVFNKVSSSSTAMMENNKKLFPIFTRKLGGTNLNENEGGNGSLKVNTMKKWDKIAPDQMLLDAGQKRFGVTKCPQCELVYCMGDINEEKAHMEVHNGTNVLKFKGWKNERVVFTDENSRIIKIISTDSKAWLKKAKEVLQIVNKEIGVDWETENDNKVIYFYIKNKTIIGCVLTIPSTKAYKLLSFEQDISYCSKESYVIKCGIQLFWVHETHRRHGIATTLLNTVRTTFLYGYILKLEDIGLYEVTQQQARAFVTKYFKTNNYLMCSE, from the exons ATGGCTTCTGATCAAAAAAACCAAATCGTACCTAAATATGAGCATTCTGATCGAATGACTTTTCTTCGGAAAGCCTTATTTCCTGTTGATAATGAAGACAACAACAGTGATTTAGGGCCAATGTCTCCTTTAAGTGATACAAGCTCTGAAGCCCCATCAATCACTAATTGTTTTGCATCAAATCGTATGGAAGACTACATTATGTTAGATGATTCTTGTGatttagaagaagaaaatcTCGATATATCAACATTAACACCTTCGTCAATGACACCGATAAACTTCAATTCAACATGTTCTGATTCGCAGTCACCGTTTTATCACAGCCGTTTGAATAAATCACCCACAAAAACACTTTTAACACCTCAAGATACATCAACAACAAATAGCAAATTACCAAGATTGTCAAGAAAAAGTCAGTCAGAAGATTCTGATTGTGAAAACGAAAGTAAAAATGATGCTAAAGCGCCGAAAGCACGTACAGCTttgtttatagaaataaaTCCATTACCTGCGAAGTCTTTCTATCCAAAAGTTGAGCAAAGAAAGGCTTCTTGCAATACCTTGAAAGTGAACGAGCACAAACAGGTTAGAAAAGTGAAtggaaatgtcaaaaagtcgactttatttttgtgtaaTCGAAAGAAAAGGAACGTTTTGGGTCAAATTAATGCTGGTGtggggcataaaattaaaaaaccaaAGGTTAAAGCCACAAAAATATCCCCAAAACACGTTCGAATGAGTCTTATGGAGGGAAAACAACTCATTGCATACATGGAAGAtcttaaagaattaaaaagtgGCTTaccaaaacaaattaaacccTTAACACAAACAttaaacaacaaagaaaacattgaaGATAAACCCAAAACAATTATTTCCCAAATTATTGATGATTTCAATGAAGAACCTGAAGTTCCAGAACTCAACAGCATACTTAATTTACTAGATAACGatataaaaacacaaaaaatcgAAGAAAAACCATCAAAcgatcgaaaacgaaaacaCGAACAATTAATAGCTGATATGCTTTTATCTCCGACGTCTCAAATGTGCGATATGGCATCGGAAATGGCCATTAACAGTCCGAAACGtgcaaaattaaatattaataatatgctGGAGAACAAGAATGATCAATTATTAAAGCAAAGACCGATTACGaacgtttttaataaagtttcttCTTCCTCTACAGCAATgatggaaaataataaaaaattatttcccatATTTACTAGAAAATTAGGCGGTAccaatttaaatgaaaatgaaggTGGGAATGGatctttaaaagttaatacaaTGAAGAAATGGGACAAAATAGCTCCAGATCAAATGTTGTTAGATGCTGGACAGAAACGTTTTGGAGTTACAAAATGTCCACAATGCGAATTGGTTTATTGTATGGGGGATATTAACGAAGAAAAAGCCCATATGGAAGTACATAATGGgacaaatgttttaaaatttaag ggttggaaaaatgaaagagTCGTTTTTACAGATGAAAACAGTaggataataaaaatcatatcaacagATTCAAAAGCATGGCTTAAAAAAGCTAAGGAAGTCCTTCAAATAGTAAATAAAGAGATAGGGGTTGATTGGGAAactgaaaatgataataaagtg atttatttctatattaaaaataaaaccataatCGGATGTGTCCTAACTATTCCTTCAACAAAAGCATACAAATTGTTATCATTTGAACAAGATATCTCATATTGTTCAAAAGAATCTTATGTGATTAAATGTGGAATACAATTATTTTGGGTTCACGAAACTCACAGAAGACATGGTATTGCTACCACTTTATTAAACACAGTGAGGACGACATTTTTGTATGGATACATATTAAAACTTGAAGATATTGGGTTATACGAAGTAACTCAACAACAAGCACGAGCGTTTGtaactaaatattttaaaaccaataattatttaatgtgttcagaataa
- the LOC111424556 gene encoding GPI ethanolamine phosphate transferase 2 — protein sequence MISYYVLSILSILLYLYSFFPIAKINTSSPSFHNQTNFNLTPLSEPTIDRLVLVVIDALRYDFVNPENMPYLSSLSKNNGCSSLVKVESPTVTLPRIKALTTGSVPQFIDVVLNLVRVDSVEDSFLHGAVKKGKKVVFYGDDTWLKAYSDLFLRSEGTSSFFVNDFSEVDDNVTRNVYNEIALKDWDIMILHYLGLDHIGHIYGPFHSLIQPKLQEMDLIIKTIHRNVNSDGKKVLFAVTGDHGMKDSGGHGGTTYSETHVPLVLNGIECENDKIDQIDIPVIFSSLLGLEFPKNSIGKLSMNLLKKSLTKEKLLLFYYYNVLNLQNDNNLCPKFNKSIKYHQDFLKSNSNSSFIKSLKLYKSCLSDLNQKLIRKSIEQYDSGLIISCSALLFCFTSCFLYTFTQSTYKIKFKDSAVIYFVVMLTFLLQLNQFLSSLLCFLIISTVIYQIIIGSKYLKLNIKTIVMIIFSLNIVHGVSMASSSFIEEEHQTWYFYFSSLLLTITIKSIFFDNKSSKYMFMTNVLMLIIFRVMRKLNQTGDKWSHLPDLGQFFKNNYDYLRLYYVISLLLIFYCCKKIQKSKHYFTFLILTLIFVLKFYLNNPDLGKLIWFLIILNLIQSTTTKNCIENLITTFMLISTLLLRPHNIVLPPMLIFLSTIISKQLLSKETFIIAHLWLGTAMYFVQGHSNSLASIDIASGFVSLNDYFPPIVTFQVLCHTYCLPILSHLLVLRKFNDTSTWNLFILQRLWIVTVTFFIAFVLRQHLFIWSVFAPKVLIEASHNIILLIEIFIHHLVLILGSIFIHNKTSLKI from the exons atgATTTCCTACTACGTTCTAAGTAtcttatcaatattattatatctGTATTCATTTTTCCCAATCGCTAAAATCAATACTTCCTCTCCATCCTTTCATAATCaaacaaatttcaatttaacaccTTTAAGTGAACCCACAATAGACCGATTAGTATTGGTTGTAATCGACGCTTTACGATATGATTTCGTTAATCCGGAAAATATGCCTTATTTATCAAgtttaagtaaaaataatggTTGTTCGAGTCTGGTTAAAGTGGAATCTCCAACAGTAACTTTACCAAGAATAAAAGCATTAACAACTGGTAGTGTACCTCAGTTTATCGATGTTGTTTTAAACTTGGTGAGAGTGGATTCTGTGGAGGATAGTTTTTTACATGGAGCTgttaaaaaaggaaagaagGTTGTGTTTTATGGTGATGACACGTGGTTAAAAGCTTATTCTGATTTGTTTTTACGAAGTGAAGGAACTAGTTCATTTTTTGTGAATGATTTTAGTGAAGTTGATGATAATGTTACAAGGaatgtttataatgaaattgCGTTAAAAGATTGGGATATAATGATTTTGCATTATTTGG GATTGGATCATATTGGACACATTTATGGGCCATTTCATTCCTTGATTCAACCTAAactccaagaaatggatttaattattaaaacaattcatcGAAATGTCAATTCTGATGGAAAAAAGGTGTTATTTGCTGTTACTGGAGATCATGGAATGAAGGATAGTGGAGGTCACGGGGGTACTACATACTCTGAAACTCATGTCCCATTAGTTTTAAATGGAATCGAAtgtgaaaatgataaaatcgATCAAATTGATATTCCAGTTATTTTTTCATCATTACTAGGATTAGAATTTCCTAAAAATAGTATtggaaaattatcgatgaatttgttaaaaaaatctttaactaaagaaaaattactgcttttttattattacaatgttttaaatttacaaaacgaTAATAATTTGTGtccaaaatttaataaatcaattaagtatcatcaagattttttgaaatcgaaTTCAAATTCATCATTTATAAAAAGCTTGAAATTATATAAATCTTGCTTAAgtgatttaaatcaaaaattaataagaaaaagtaTCGAGCAATATGATTCAGGGTTAATAATAAGTTGTTCTGCGTTATTATTTTGCTTCACATcatgttttttatatacattcaCTCAATCaacttataaaattaaatttaaagatagcgcggttatttattttgttgtaatgttgacatttttacttcaattaaatcaatttttatcatcaCTCCTTTGCTTCTTAATCATCAGTACagttatttatcaaattataattgGAAGTAAGTacttaaaattgaatattaaGACGATTGTGATGATAATATTCTCGTTAAACATAGTTCATGGTGTTTCGATGGCTTCTTCAAGTTTTATTGAAGAAGAACATCAAACttggtatttttattttagttcaTTGTTGTTAACGATtacaattaaatcaattttttttgataataagtcATCTAAATATATGTTTATGACGAAtgtattaatgttaattatctTTCGGGTTATGAGAAAATTGAATCAAACTGGAGATAAATGGTCGCATTTACCCGATTTgggtcaattttttaaaaataattatgattatttacGTCTTTATTACGTTATAAGTTTACTGTTAATATTCTATTGTTgcaaaaagatacaaaaatcaaaacattacTTTACATTcctaattttaactttaatttttgttttaaaattttatttaaataatccagatcttggaaaattaatttggtttttaataattctaaaCCTTATTCAATCAACAACAacgaaaaattgtattgaaaaCCTTATAACAACATTTATGTTGATATCAACTCTTTTATTAAGGCCACATAATATCGTTTTACCAccaatgttaatatttttaagtacgATCATATCAAAACAACTACTTTCTAAGGAAACGTTTATTATTGCTCATTTATGGTTGGGGACGGCAATGTATTTTGTGCAAGGTCACAGTAATAGTTTAGCTAGCATTGATATTGCAAGTGGTTTTGTTTCTTTAAACGATTATTTCCCTCCAATTGTGACATTTCAAGTTTTGTGCCATACTTATTGTCTTCCAATATTATCACACCTTTTAGTTTTAAGGAAGTTTAATGATACCTCGActtggaatttatttattttacaacgCCTTTGGATCGTAACTGtgacattttttattgcatttgtGTTAAgacaacatttatttatttggtcCGTATTTGCCCCGAAAGTTCTTATAGAAGCTAGTCACAATATTATATTGttaatcgaaatttttatacaccatcttgtattaattttagggtcgatttttattcataataaaacaagtttgaaaatttaa